TAATGTGATAGAATGTGAAATCCAGACTCAGGGGTGATGACAACCCTGGATTCTTGTCCTTCCCCCTCCCAGGCCCCCCTCTCTGCAAGTGGCTCTGTGCATCTTTGTCTCCAAGGACCTATGTCCACCTTGGGCTTCACTTTGGCATTACATATCCTCAGCTACTCCTCAGCCGCTGGTCCTCACCTGGAGGGATGGTCATCAGGCTGGGAGTATCCCCTACCCGCTGTGGGAGTAGTTCTACAGCTCAGTAAGACATGTGGAGCAGGGCCTCCGAATGTGGGTAAATGTGAGTCAGACATCAGCCTGGGAGCATCCCCTACCCGCTGTGGGAGTAGTTCTACAGCTCAGTAAGACATGTGGAGCAGGGCCTCCGAATGTGGGTAAATGTGAGTCAGACATCAGCCTGGGAGCATCCCCTACCCGCTGTGGGAGTAGTTCTACAGCTCAGTAAGACATGTGGAGCAGGGCCTCCGAATGTGGGTAAATGTGAGTCAGACATACCTGGCACCTCTCCCTCCCCTAATCCTGCTTCCAACGAACAAcagtgggaagaggaagaggggccCTGGGGTGGAGGCCACTCACCGAGCCAATGGTAAGCTCCTTCTGGATCAGCTCCTTCAGCTCCTTCTTGCTCAGGGTGTGCTTGTCACCCTCCCTGCCAGAGTACTTGTGGAAGATGGCCACGAGGAGGCCGATGGCCTGATCCAGGGGGCATGCCATTGCTGAGGGCTGGGCTTGGAGCTGGCAGCAGAGGCCCTGGTCAGTGCCGTGGGAGCAAAGACTTCTCACCCACACACCCCAATAACACTGCCAGCACTAGCCCCGACCACTCAGTCTCAGATCACACACAATGGCATGAGGAGACAGCCCAGGGCttgaaggggaaggagagggcagactagggccaaggcaggagaggtGGCTTAAGGATTCTAAGAATCATATAGGAACAGCAGCTTTGGGCACCGCTGAGAACTGTCCTTTAGGGGATCCAGAAGTTATGGAGTATggctgggcaggggagggggatgGAGGCTGCACAGGAGGCCCTAAGCACAGCCTCGCAGGGCCACACATGGTGGCAGTGACACACCCAAGGCACTCCCTTCCACACCCCAAAAGAGTACACCCCATTGGGATCCCTTAGCCCGGGGCCTGCCTGGCACAGCACTGCTGCTCCTGACTATCCCTCCAGCCGGGGAGGCCACAGATGGCCCCAGTCTGGAtccaggggccaggctgggcagGGGGTGGCTGGACCCCCAGCGTGAGGGCAGCCGGCCCTGGAAAGTACCCAGGGCTCCTGGGGAGAACTCACCGGTAGCGAGGCTGCCAAATGCGACGGGAGCAATCGAGGGGATGGGCTGAGTCGCAATCCGGCTGGCCTTATAGCGGTCTGTGCCCGGGAGGCCGGCTCGGCCAAGCCCACCCCACCCACGCAGGTCCCGCCCGCGCCCCACCCCGCGC
The DNA window shown above is from Callithrix jacchus isolate 240 chromosome 18, calJac240_pri, whole genome shotgun sequence and carries:
- the S100A6 gene encoding protein S100-A6 is translated as MACPLDQAIGLLVAIFHKYSGREGDKHTLSKKELKELIQKELTIGSKLQDAEIARLMDDLDRNKDQEVNFQEYVTFLGALALIYNEALKG